Genomic window (Fundulus heteroclitus isolate FHET01 unplaced genomic scaffold, MU-UCD_Fhet_4.1 scaffold_59, whole genome shotgun sequence):
agcaacatgctaaccgttagccgctaacatggttgtgttcagtatcaccgggtgattgtactctgtcagtttgctccaaatcctgtactgggaagtgcctcaaataggggtgccaatacttaatgtcaccaaacgtgaccaaagttcatgggtcacattggcctcctttagcaactcagcctcaccaaatctgggcccagaactcaatatttgaccaaaatgacatgtagcaccatttcccacaggtgggtggtgctttattggccaattgggtcgtgtctggttatcatgccaggtcctgttggaagcaaaggcccaataggaaagcatgtgaaatccaaaatgggacagtaaactgacacatggctgaaagtcacatgaaaattttaaaatgttaagaggaagtgactgtgcgaatttcagatttctacattaatcacagccgctgcagctggcgtcgaaagttgccattctatctcaatgaaacgtctcccactggccctcagagttccgttgtcatggaaactcactgacacacctgcagcgggccagtctaaagaagtgcagacactttgtgtccaagtctgcctattggattataatggagaactttgcctcgaacaacgcacgatttctccggaaccgtaaatggtagagacgtaattttttctgtgtttatttcgtaaaggataggggaagaagacttgctatcggtttttgctggaaaaagtttaataaaggcgtaaaaaattatgatctaaaggacatttttatgaaatttcagaaatcctctgaaaatggtcccgaacaaatcgctctggctaaaaaagtataagagatatcaaaataattctttcactgtgagtatcagcaggcttttgatgaccatgtagctcattttcatatttttacaaaaatcggtgtaggcacagcgacaatgtaaaaaagtggatgatgtgggaaaatgcagctccaaagcgatttcaggattttgcacattcgctactcccgaacaaattgttcctgtggaaaaaccgtaacagttatccacaaaattccttttttgtgagtgccagaagggttgggacattcatgtgtgaaagtctcatgtctgtacataaaacggtttaggagtagcgacgatgcgaaaacatgggatgttttggattttcaaacgtcatttttcaaaaccgctccataggaaatgaatgggggaggtttcgggtttgtgtcggtctgaggtgatttgcgaaaaatctataaatgccacaccaatgagggttacatttcccgaatcctgacaaaaatacctacgttttgatgtataatttgtctacatagagggaaaattgagcgagtaaggtcaagttgttcggagttttgaaatttttaaaaaagctagagtgggccactctggcagttgaagaattccgtcattgactttcattataaacgatgatttcacagattttcggacatgagctttgaggagtacttgtgaggagacgataacagatatccacatcccgttttcacttctgagtagttcacagatatatctacaaactggaagttaaacggtgttcataggtgaaagcatggcgacacagtacagcgttgaaaatggtcattttgaggcttttttgaggctttctttctacccgactccattcattcctatgggttttttgggggtggtttttcgctaattttgttgccatggtaactcgaaaccccaataaaagtagtagcacacatctcgtaattgagccacaagttttgatacctatatcgtgggggtgctcgctacggttcgggccgcatttatcgtgatgtaagaaaaataaagaataagaaaataagccgtttagaggtgaatagtaataggccctgcccatgcatttgcattgggaggcagtgctatgcttcgcacagcactgcctcctcattgcacatgcaaggcaggcgcctaataaagagtccgtttagaggtgaatagtaataggtgcctccatgcatttgcatttgcatttgcaaatgctatggcaggcgcctaataaatagtccgtttagaggtgcatagtaataggtgctgttttatgaaatgtttatttcaggatcgggagagatcggcaaacacaaataaggactcaaacactgtttctgttagaatataaggcaaacatttattattattccccacagaatacagcacatcaaaacaattagctcttcacacacgcaaagtagcaagcattaaagcaacaagctttcaaacaaacgtgacgctcaacagattctcagaatcagctcttaccattgacacgaactgggagccctcagtcctaggttaagatcagcgtTCACGATGCCGGTATTCCACACACGAACTCACGGCAGACTCACTGGGCTGAGGGCAGTCTCCTCTTTATATAGttgtaaacaaagagtcagatgtggagcGAGAGTCGCCATCTCTgcctccacagctgccctgcctccctaagcatgtttcccaaaacatcaaccgttcccagcacctcagcagtgtgcgcagcaaaataatattgcatacaacaaatcaaacaaaataatacagaatcagtctttcccacaacacattgtcataggttcccaccacaagttaaaacaagttataacaaaataacacatgtggttcttagttttatgtgagcaacataacaggcacgagcatgtatgttgctctttaaaactaaccagtttttcccaaaatacatagtcaaagaacaaaaataactctttaatATATCATTCCACCCCTTGGTCTTTGACAAAACCTAATTTTGGAAAAACCATCCCCAAGGTCTATTTTCATCAGCAAAGTTATCCTTTCCGTCCCACACCACTTTTTGATTATAATCTTCAAACATTACATGAGGTTAACACTATAATAACAATGATAAGCAAAAGCAAAGGAGGTACTACATAGTTTCGAGCAGTAACAGACATTCCATTAAAAATGTCCCACCAATGATGTGCAGATGATTGCTCTATTAACTTAGCCGCATGCAGAACCTGTCCTTGGGCCATAAATGTAAACACCTTTAAGGTGGAAATGTTGGACCTGTGTGATTTAACTGAGCAATTTAGTTCCGTAGACTGATTCAATGCGCATTTGAACCAATCCAGGGAGATAGTGAAATTGGTTAATTGATAGGTCACGTTATTCCAACTCCAGATGTATACATCAAAACACCCAACGAAAGGCACCTGAGGTAATTGAGGATGACTCTTTATTATTTCTCTAGCAGGTTCATGAGTCCAATCACATAACACCTCGTCTCCGGTTAAACATGGGTTAAGATGTCCTTGTTGTAGCATACATACCATCCCTTTATCAGCAGTCTCGCATAGATCCAGGTCATAGGTGTAGTTTGTCTGTGGGCCAAACCAATCACCATCCAGTTTCAAAAACCAATACCCCTGTACAGTCACTACGggcaatatataataatgacatACAGTAGTATTATCGATCCAATGTCCTTCACACATAGTAGCATTACAATAGGTCTTCTGTGGTTCTAGTTGTAACCACCTTTTGCTACTAATGTTCCATAGTTGTCTCCATTCCTGGAAATTTCCGGTAGTAACCACACGCTTAAACCGTTCTTGTTGTATGTGAGCGTGCATCATTTGTACGTTACATACCGTCCAGTTCAAAGCTACAGAAATGTTCCTTAACACTTCTGCTGTCGTGtaccacatttttatttgccagTTCAGTTCTTTAAGGAAGATCTTTGTAGTTTCCTCCTGTGATGTTACAACAGTAGGCATCCATAATCCAACCTGATGAACAGCTCTTGATGCATGCTGTCCAGTGTTTAATAACATAGTTCTTGTTTCTTTATTGTCAAAAAGCGTTGGAAACACTTAACACAGTACCTGTTCCATCAAGCAAAGTGTCCCACCATGCACGTTTCGTCCTAGTGCATGttggcagaggaggagaaaaaaaacaacaacaaaaaaaactttccagtgAACTTTATTTGTTATCTTCGATTGTGCCATTTGTTGACAAGTGTGTGCAGCAGGTGCAATTTGAGTGTGTGTCTTCTTACACGCTCGTTCTGTAGATGATTCATATTGGCACAAACCTCTTCTTGAATCCACTTTATCGTTACATCCCTTGAAGACTACTGGTATGCTTCTTACATGCCACCGAGAGCATGTGTAGTCATCCTGGATTCCGTTGCGCATGCTGTCTCCCCATCACAGTTGATACGGCTGAACCACTTCGTTCAGGATCCGGCCTGGTGCTTCTGCTCAACAGAGGTGTGCCAGCAGGACCATGGCAGCGAGGACACGTAGGATGATGGCCCCAAATCCTGCACCAGCCCTGTGGTGCCTCCCTCTGTTTGGGACGTCCGCCATCGCGCTGTCCCTCGGGTCATCCAATCAGCAGATTCCACGGAAACATGGATCTGAAATCAAAATTAGTACTGCTAtaagacaaaagaataaaattagttttctctaacataacatttatccattttttcCTCCCCTGAGTAAAATACTGACACTGTTGCATCATTCCCTTGTGAAATGATTTCAGCTGGTCTAGgtggaccattttttttttgtctcacccAAACTTTGGCTCCTGGTTTATCTGTTGAGCCAAACCCCCCTGTTCCTCTTACAGTGATGTTAGTGGGGGCAGCCACCCCTTGAACCTCTGTCATTTCACAGGGTTCCACTAGCAGTtgtgctagttttttttttctcaattacCAGGGATTTTCTCCTTGATAATCCCCATCAATCACTTCAGCTTGTACTGTCATTAACAGCTGAGGCCTGCAACTCCACAGGCCCGGACATCATCTTTCCCAATGACACAGCTTGTTGTATGGCTTTCTTAACCAAATCTAATGCTCTTTGCTGTGCTTCTTCCCagataaaattttcttttttaggcacttttcagaattggaatgaccaCATCCTTGTGCCATAAAATGCctaatgtttacacaatgtataaacaaatgtgtaaataaatgtaggtgaaattcatgctgaaatatttttaactcctgtactaaacatttacatgtacattaatacattttccattcagataaaatcacaagttttattgtttatttatttttactctcttATGCACACATAATCCTGAGCGGTTTCTCAGTTTGTCAAATGCAGAGACAGAAAGTCTGCCCCTGGAGCAATTGGCCTATTATTCAATTGGGCCAATGCTTGCATCAATTTAGACTTCCAATCTGTTAAGTCATGATTATCAGACAcacatttttctcaaaaattctTTCAACAGTCCATTCACTCTCACAATCAGCCCAGCAGCCTGCGGATAATATGGAATGTGATAAATCCATTCGACATGTCGTTCTTATATCATCAATTGACCAATTTGTGATCTGAATTGGCGGGGCTCGGCCTTCATCCTAGTTAAACTCCATCAGATCCGTCAGATCAGGGTACATGTTGCTCCTCCTTCTatctttgttctttcttttcctttttctcactCTCTTTACTTTCACCTCTTTGCCCGAGGATTCCTCAGACTCTGACACCTCAATGTCAACCACCTTAGCAGGTTTTCTGCGCACAACAGACTCAGATTCTTCAGCAGGTGGAGCCGATGTTGTGGAATGAATCGCCTCTAGCAACAGCTGAATCAAAGAATTTAACGGGTCCAGCTCAGCACCAAATCCTGCACAGTTAACTTTTAAGCCTCTCCTTTGACACATCTGTCTCAACTCATCAGTAGGCAATGCGTGCATCTCTGAAGCAGGCACTCCAGCATTAATCAGTGCCCTCCACAACATGTTACGTGGTGGACCCTGTTCATTTCTCCCCCGCTCCCTTTGCGGCCTGCGGACCGGAGTTTGTTGAACTCGTGGTCTGAATTCCTCCTGCTTGCCCCATTCTCCCAGATTCCCCAGCTCCAAAATCCGAGCCTTGATGGTTTCCATCGGGGCATCTGGAGCTCCCAGCATCACAGTAAGCATAGCTGCCCGATAATGCTGTGGGGCAGTTTTAATCAACTGATCTCTCACCACCTTCGGAACAGCCACTTGCTGATATCCAGCCACCATTCCCACTGGTAACAGATCACGCACACACAGCCTCGTCAGCCTCTGCACACACTCCTTTAATGTTAACCATGGTCCAGAGATTTCGGGCCAATCAGATACATTGGGACATGTTACTCGTACTGCCTCAGACCACACGTCAAACAATGATCTCGCCTGATCCCCCAAATTTCTCACTTCCTGCCTATAATTAGCATTTACATTCCCATCAGTGCTCAGACCACCAAATGCCATACCATCTCCGTGATCTATTTCAATCTGTTCTGCACCTTCATCCAGCAATCGAGCCACCCATAGATCAGTGGGTTCGCCCGGATGCTGCCTTAATTTTTTAGTGATATGAGCAACTTCATCCTGCGAGTAATCTTCTGTTATGGTCCGTGACACCGCCGGCGGCTGCGGCTGTTCCACCCATTCCATAACAGGTTGTCCCGCAGCATCAAGTACATCATTACCTTGAGCATCTATCCGCTGCCGAAAGGCTGCGGGTAcatgctgctgctctcttctccTTCGGACGACGGGTTTAACCCCCAATGGAGGGAAAGGACGTGGATCTGGAGGACCTCCAGAATCACTGTCCTCCTCATCGTCCCACATATTACCGTCCCAGCTTTCGGGATCCCAACCAGACCCCAATCCAGCTACAAACGAACGGActtttttcagaggaaaacGGCGGGgttttttcccctgtgttttcCTTGTTAACACAGACACCTGGGccacagctttttctgcaacacTGGTCATCTGTTCCAGCTGATTAGTCAGCATTTGCACATGCTGCCGATACAGCGACTCAGCAGACTGCAGCTCAGTCATTGCCTGTCTGTCTTTTAACTGCTGAGTTTTTAATTGTTGGCCAGCTTCATACTGCTGCTTCCATGCCGTAGCACAAATCCACAAGCGCCTCTGTAATCTGTCCACCGGAGCCTTTTTTTGCACCTCAATCTTCTGCAACACTGCCAATAATTCTTCGGGTCCCGCTGCCTCCAGCTGACCACCCCACGGCTCCGGTCGGCCCCCACCATTGCGCAAACACAGCGCTACCTCGTTACAGTGAGGAAGCTCCCATCCGGGTATTATCTCTTCCCCTTGAATTTTCTCATCTGAGTtcttatttctccttttaaacatatttctaaaCATATTTGTGTATTGTAGTCTCTCCTCCAATCCTGCCGACAACgccaaaatgttttatgaaatgtttatttcaggatcgggagagatcggcaaacacaaataaggactcaaacactgtttctgttagaatataaggcaaacatttattattattccccacagaatacagcacatcaaaacaattagctcttcacacacgcaaagtagcaagcattaaagcaacaagctttcaaacaaacgtgacgctcaacagattctcagaatcagctcttaccattgacacgaactgggagccctcagtcctaggttaagatcagcgtTCACGATGCCGGTATTCCACAAACGAACTCACGGCAGACTCACTGGGCTGAGGGCAGTCTCCTCTTTATATAGttgtaaacaaagagtcagatgtggagcGAGAGTCGCCATCTCTgcctccacagctgccctgcctccctaagcatgtttcccaaaacatcaaccgttcccagcacctcagcagtgtgcgaagcaaaataatattgcatacaacaaatcaaacaaaataagaatacagaatcagtctttcccacaacacattgtcataggttcccaccacaagttaaaacaagttataacaaaataacacatgtggttcttagttttatgtgagcaacataacaggcacgagcatgtatgttgctctttaaaactaaccagtttttcccaaaatacatagtcaaagaacaaaaataactctttaatatatcaggtgcctccatgcatttgcatgggaggcagtgctgtgtatcgcacagcactgcctcctcattgcaaacgctatggcaggcgcctaatgaCATTTGTTACATTCTGAAGCCTGATTTTACTACATAATGCAGCATAACATGACCtctcttttttattaatatagaaAATTGCGTGTGATTGTACCtttatttgtgttaaaataaaGTCAGCTGTTTCAGTTGTAGCACTCCAGTTGAAAAGAGCGGGTTACCTTTCTCTTACTTGTTTGAAACAGGTCTTTAAGCTCTGAAGTTGGTCGTCCTCTCTTTGATACCTTCTATTTCCACTGAAATTCCAGTTTAGGAAAAATCCTTCAGTTCAGAGATGTAACCTTTCATTTTGCCTTGGCTGAGGCCTTACATTATAATGGAAATATATGAGTATTAGGAAAATAAACTCAAGCTCGGGTAACAAGGagaaatgaaaaagagaaaatggagaacaacaacaataaatccAGACATCAAACTGCTACAACATGGAACGTTCAGGCATCACCCTAGTATCTGACAGACAGTGTTTTAAGTTGCCTGTTTACTCATCAGAAACTGTGAAGGAAACTCAGATGTCTGGTTAGATTGCTACACAGTGTCCTCACACAATATGTCAGAAACATGCATAACATCTCAGCATGTAACATCTTCCATAGAGGCACAACGTGCACATTCTATGTTATCAATATTAATGCTGTTCATCTAACCCTGTTGTTTTACCTTTTTCACTATAACTAGCATGTACATCTGAAGTGGAAAAGGTGTGCAAGGTGTCGGACGAGGATAACTTGCAGCCTTTTAAAGAGACGATGGAGGAGTTTCTTGCCCAAGGTAAGTGACCAAAGCTGTAAATCTATCATGCAGATAGAATTAGGCAGGAGGGGTGTCCTTTGTTCAGTTTTCAAAAGAATTTGAGCTTCTGTATGAGCCTTTCAGGAGAAAGGCTAGGTTTTCTGTGATTCCTACAAGCAAATATAACAGGCTGGTCGGTAGATAATGACGAAGGGAGGgacagtttaatttaaaaccaagttcagttcaattcagtttatttatatagcaccaattcacaccACGTCATCTCAAGAAACTATACAAAGTCAGTTCTAcgaaatcatacagacagacttGCATCCTCGGTTAACATATAGTCACAGTGGAATGTCacttgcattgtgttgttgactttgcagtaTACCCTCATTTAAAAGGAAGAAACTGCCATCAGTACCAAGCTCAGGTTTTCCAATTTTTGTTaaggtttaacagttttaattgtttttatttcttataataGGCACACCAAGATATAAGTTTTCCCAGAATTACTGCTTAGTGTTCCATACTATAAATTAGTCTACCTCTCCTGTGTCATTACTCTCcaaaaaattgtatttcttttctcATCTCAGTCATGAACAGTGGATTGTTCAAAGCACCCATGTTAGGTTTCCAAAGAGTGTTTTGTAGAGTGTCA
Coding sequences:
- the LOC118561260 gene encoding uncharacterized protein LOC118561260 gives rise to the protein MLLNTGQHASRAVHQVGLWMPTVVTSQEETTKIFLKELNWQIKMWYTTAEVLRNISVALNWTVCNVQMMHAHIQQERFKRVVTTGNFQEWRQLWNISSKRWLQLEPQKTYCNATMCEGHWIDNTTVCHYYILPVVTVQGYWFLKLDGDWFGPQTNYTYDLDLCETADKGMVCMLQQGHLNPCLTGDEVLCDWTHEPAREIIKSHPQLPQVPFVGCFDVYIWSWNNVTYQLTNFTISLDWFKCALNQSTELNCSVKSHRSNISTLKVFTFMAQGQVLHAAKLIEQSSAHHWWDIFNGMSVTARNYVVPPLLLLIIVIIVLTSCNV